A single genomic interval of Streptomyces sp. NBC_00663 harbors:
- a CDS encoding BlaI/MecI/CopY family transcriptional regulator yields the protein MTDHRRPRRRGQGELEVQVLSALRAADGPATAGWVQERLGGDLAYTTVITILTRLLAKGAVTRERAGRSFAWTPVSDEAGLAAHRMRKLLDGESDREAVLASFVTSLEPDDERLLRELLRQAESEGED from the coding sequence GTGACGGATCACCGGCGTCCCCGGCGACGGGGGCAGGGCGAGCTGGAGGTACAGGTCCTGTCGGCTCTGCGGGCGGCGGACGGACCGGCGACCGCGGGCTGGGTGCAGGAGCGTCTCGGCGGGGATCTGGCCTATACGACGGTGATCACGATCCTGACCCGGCTGCTGGCCAAGGGAGCGGTGACCCGCGAGCGCGCGGGCCGCTCCTTCGCCTGGACGCCGGTGTCGGACGAGGCGGGACTCGCCGCGCACCGGATGCGCAAGCTGCTGGACGGCGAGAGCGACCGGGAGGCGGTCCTCGCCAGCTTCGTCACCTCCCTCGAACCCGACGACGAGCGACTGCTGAGGGAACTGCTGAGGCAGGCGGAGAGCGAAGGGGAAGACTGA
- a CDS encoding M56 family metallopeptidase — MGMFVFLPLVLPLTAWPIARLAEQHLHPRLATRLLTAVAGVMAVCSTVCLALLMVVGTAQLPGNPLPDGWSDPEVRAAVPYDEVAGRAAIPVLLAVAMVCGRTLWRHGRTRRRAHRALGGLPGAQVVVLPEQEPYAYALPGGARGRIVVTTALLAGLRPAERRALFAHERAHLAARHHRFLLVARLAARANPFLAPLRTAVAYTTERWADEEAARAVGDRRTVARAIGKAALASRGTPVPTLAGFALPGPVPRRVAALLRPAPAPRSWPSMFTAVGLAAWAAAAGTAASAMSSANSAVTMVLILRAATPL; from the coding sequence ATGGGGATGTTTGTCTTTCTGCCGCTGGTCCTGCCCTTGACGGCCTGGCCGATCGCGCGGCTGGCCGAGCAGCATCTGCATCCACGCCTCGCCACCCGGCTGCTGACGGCCGTGGCCGGGGTGATGGCGGTGTGCAGCACGGTCTGCCTGGCGCTGCTGATGGTGGTCGGCACCGCACAACTGCCGGGCAACCCGCTGCCGGACGGCTGGTCGGACCCCGAGGTCCGCGCGGCCGTGCCCTACGACGAGGTGGCCGGGCGGGCCGCCATCCCCGTCCTGCTGGCTGTCGCCATGGTGTGCGGGCGCACCCTGTGGCGGCACGGCCGGACACGGCGGCGCGCCCACCGGGCGCTGGGCGGGCTGCCGGGCGCGCAGGTCGTCGTACTGCCGGAGCAGGAGCCGTACGCCTACGCCCTGCCCGGTGGGGCCAGGGGCCGGATCGTCGTGACGACGGCGCTGCTGGCCGGGTTGCGGCCCGCCGAGCGGCGGGCCCTGTTCGCGCACGAGCGGGCCCATCTGGCCGCCCGTCACCATCGGTTCCTGCTCGTCGCGCGACTCGCGGCGCGCGCCAATCCGTTCCTGGCGCCGCTGCGCACGGCCGTGGCCTACACGACCGAGCGCTGGGCGGACGAGGAGGCGGCGCGGGCCGTCGGCGACCGGCGCACCGTGGCGCGCGCGATCGGCAAGGCGGCCCTGGCCTCACGCGGGACACCGGTGCCCACGCTCGCGGGGTTCGCGCTGCCCGGCCCTGTACCGCGCCGGGTGGCCGCCCTGCTGCGGCCGGCACCCGCGCCGCGCAGCTGGCCGTCGATGTTCACGGCGGTGGGCCTGGCGGCCTGGGCGGCCGCCGCCGGGACCGCGGCGTCGGCGATGTCGTCCGCCAACTCCGCGGTGACGATGGTCCTCATCCTGCGCGCGGCGACGCCCCTGTAG
- a CDS encoding tellurite resistance TerB family protein translates to MALWDRVKESASTMQTQLMAKKNDLKSGAFRDASMAMCALVAAADGTVDPSERQRVAQLIAGNEVLQNFDAMDLQRRFDENLNKLTADFAFGKVSVLQEIGKAKKKPAEARAVIQIGIVIGGADGDFDKTEQAVVREACFALDLPPHEFDL, encoded by the coding sequence ATGGCCCTGTGGGACCGCGTCAAGGAGTCCGCGTCGACGATGCAGACCCAGCTCATGGCGAAGAAGAACGACCTCAAGAGCGGCGCCTTCCGCGATGCCAGCATGGCCATGTGCGCGCTGGTGGCCGCCGCCGACGGCACGGTGGATCCGTCCGAGCGGCAGCGCGTCGCCCAGTTGATCGCCGGCAACGAGGTGCTCCAGAACTTCGACGCCATGGACCTTCAGCGGCGCTTCGACGAGAACCTGAACAAGCTCACCGCCGACTTCGCGTTCGGCAAGGTGAGCGTGCTCCAGGAGATCGGCAAGGCGAAGAAGAAGCCCGCCGAGGCGCGTGCCGTCATCCAGATCGGCATCGTCATCGGCGGCGCCGACGGCGACTTCGACAAGACCGAGCAGGCCGTCGTCCGTGAGGCGTGTTTCGCCCTGGACCTGCCGCCGCACGAGTTCGACCTCTGA
- a CDS encoding fructosamine kinase family protein: MSGERPEAVAARLTGRDAVSWRRLTGAVTEVVLDDGPVVVKDAGSAGAARAEAAGLEWLAAADAVSVPLVHGRERQWLVTGSVPQGRPEAAAALRFGRALAALHATGADAFGAPPPGGPKDAYIGAAPMGNVPGDDWPDWYARYRVLPYLRRAVDDGTLRAAEAALIERVCERVGQLAGPAERPARLHGDLWNGNVLWGADGQVWLIDPAAHGGHRETDLAMLQLFGCPCLAEVLEGYEDAAPLAAGWRERVGLHQLFPLLVHTVLFGRSYAEQVLAVARRYAAG; the protein is encoded by the coding sequence ATGAGCGGTGAACGGCCCGAAGCCGTGGCGGCCCGTCTCACCGGGCGGGACGCGGTGTCGTGGCGGCGGCTCACCGGGGCGGTCACCGAAGTCGTCCTCGACGACGGGCCGGTGGTCGTCAAGGACGCCGGAAGCGCGGGGGCGGCACGTGCCGAGGCCGCGGGGCTGGAGTGGCTCGCCGCCGCCGATGCGGTGAGCGTGCCGCTGGTGCATGGGCGGGAGCGGCAGTGGCTGGTCACCGGATCCGTCCCGCAGGGGCGGCCGGAGGCCGCGGCGGCGCTGCGGTTCGGCCGTGCGCTGGCCGCGCTGCACGCCACCGGTGCCGATGCCTTCGGCGCCCCACCGCCGGGCGGACCGAAGGACGCGTACATCGGCGCCGCCCCGATGGGCAACGTGCCGGGCGACGACTGGCCCGACTGGTACGCCCGGTACCGGGTGCTCCCCTATCTGCGCCGGGCGGTCGACGACGGGACCCTGCGGGCCGCCGAGGCCGCCTTGATCGAGCGGGTGTGTGAGCGCGTCGGGCAGCTGGCCGGCCCCGCCGAGCGGCCCGCGCGGCTGCACGGCGACCTGTGGAACGGCAATGTGCTGTGGGGCGCCGACGGACAGGTCTGGCTCATCGATCCCGCGGCACACGGCGGGCACCGCGAGACCGACCTGGCCATGCTCCAGCTCTTCGGCTGCCCGTGCCTCGCCGAGGTGCTGGAGGGTTACGAGGACGCCGCGCCGTTGGCCGCCGGGTGGCGGGAGCGGGTGGGTCTGCACCAGCTCTTCCCGCTGCTGGTGCACACCGTCCTGTTCGGCCGCTCCTACGCCGAACAGGTCCTCGCCGTGGCCCGCCGGTACGCCGCCGGCTGA
- a CDS encoding ATP/GTP-binding protein: MRRYILTGTPGAGKTSILRGLADLGHPVVEEAATAVIALAQARGEDEPWTRASFLDDIVAMQKARQLAAPATGPAQVYDRSPICTHALARYLGRPIPPSLTAEIERITTERVYRRQVFFVRNLGFCAPTRARRISFEESLEFEKVHEESYRAFGYELLDIPAADLADRIAAVRSVLSTPGPADPTPGVLTMDRP, translated from the coding sequence ATGCGCCGATACATCCTCACCGGCACCCCCGGTGCCGGAAAGACCTCGATCCTGCGCGGTCTGGCCGACCTCGGCCATCCGGTCGTGGAGGAGGCGGCCACCGCCGTCATCGCCCTGGCCCAGGCCCGGGGCGAGGACGAGCCGTGGACCCGGGCGTCGTTCCTGGACGACATCGTGGCGATGCAGAAGGCACGGCAGCTGGCGGCTCCCGCCACCGGCCCGGCGCAGGTGTACGACCGGTCACCGATCTGCACCCACGCCCTCGCCCGGTACCTGGGCCGCCCGATTCCCCCGTCGCTGACCGCGGAGATCGAGCGGATCACCACCGAGCGCGTCTACCGACGCCAGGTGTTCTTCGTCCGCAACCTCGGCTTCTGCGCACCCACCCGCGCACGCCGCATCAGCTTCGAGGAGTCGCTGGAGTTCGAGAAGGTTCACGAGGAGAGTTACCGCGCCTTCGGCTACGAACTCCTGGACATCCCCGCCGCCGACCTCGCGGACCGGATCGCCGCGGTGCGTTCCGTCCTTTCGACACCCGGACCCGCGGATCCGACGCCGGGTGTCCTTACGATGGACCGCCCGTGA
- a CDS encoding hemolysin family protein, with the protein MSTANALLGLLAVFVLTAGTGYFVAQEFAYVSADRLALAREAEAGDRKAARALTVLERLSFMLSGAQLGITVTGLVVGFIAEPSVSALLKPALTGAGVPEGAVGGISVVLAFVLATVVQMVLGELAPKNLAIAVPERLAKSLAGSTLAYLKVVGPLVHVFDGAANRLLRKAGIEPVEELHHGATLEELGHLIGESHEQGELPKETAALIDHALEFSERTLDEVMVPRVDAVFVRKDATAAEAVDLIAKHGHSTYPVLGDHPDDVPGVIGVRELMRLPATALAATTAGALARRPLLLPDTLPLPDAVEQLRERDEEFAVVLDEHGGVAGIVTYEDIAEELVGDIADETDTVIEVAVPDGDGWLVDAGRRLDEIAEVTGIELPEEEDYDTVAGLIVDRLGRFPAVGDRLTVDLAVGGRALIDVRTLDRHVPERVRIQQTAEEPA; encoded by the coding sequence ATGAGTACCGCCAACGCCCTGCTCGGCCTGCTGGCCGTCTTCGTCCTCACCGCCGGCACCGGCTACTTCGTCGCCCAGGAGTTCGCGTACGTCTCCGCGGACCGACTTGCCCTCGCCCGGGAGGCCGAGGCGGGCGACCGGAAGGCAGCCCGGGCGCTGACGGTCCTTGAGCGGCTGTCGTTCATGCTGTCCGGCGCCCAACTCGGCATCACCGTCACCGGCCTGGTCGTCGGCTTCATCGCCGAGCCCTCCGTCTCCGCGCTGCTGAAGCCCGCCCTGACCGGCGCAGGAGTGCCCGAGGGAGCGGTCGGCGGCATCTCGGTGGTGCTCGCCTTCGTCCTCGCCACCGTCGTCCAGATGGTCCTCGGTGAACTGGCCCCGAAGAACCTCGCCATCGCCGTGCCGGAACGCCTGGCGAAGTCGCTCGCGGGCTCGACCCTCGCCTATCTCAAGGTCGTCGGGCCGCTCGTGCACGTCTTCGACGGCGCCGCCAACCGTCTGCTGCGCAAGGCGGGCATCGAGCCCGTCGAGGAACTGCACCACGGCGCCACCCTGGAGGAACTCGGCCATCTCATCGGCGAGTCCCATGAGCAGGGCGAGCTGCCCAAGGAGACCGCCGCCCTCATCGACCACGCCCTGGAGTTCTCCGAGCGCACCCTCGACGAGGTCATGGTCCCCCGCGTCGACGCCGTCTTCGTCCGCAAGGACGCCACCGCCGCCGAGGCCGTCGACCTGATCGCCAAGCACGGCCACTCCACCTACCCGGTGCTCGGCGACCACCCGGACGACGTCCCGGGCGTCATCGGCGTACGCGAGCTCATGCGCCTGCCCGCGACCGCCCTGGCCGCCACCACCGCGGGCGCGCTGGCCCGCCGCCCCCTGCTGCTCCCCGACACGCTGCCGCTGCCGGACGCGGTCGAGCAACTGCGCGAGCGGGACGAGGAGTTCGCGGTCGTCCTCGACGAACACGGCGGCGTCGCCGGCATCGTCACCTACGAGGACATCGCCGAGGAACTGGTCGGTGACATCGCCGACGAGACCGACACGGTCATCGAGGTCGCCGTCCCCGACGGAGACGGCTGGCTGGTGGACGCCGGGAGGCGGCTCGACGAGATCGCCGAGGTCACCGGCATCGAGTTGCCCGAGGAAGAGGACTACGACACCGTGGCCGGCCTGATCGTGGACCGGCTCGGCCGCTTCCCGGCCGTCGGCGACCGGCTCACCGTCGACCTCGCCGTCGGGGGACGGGCCCTGATCGACGTACGCACCCTGGACCGGCATGTACCGGAGCGGGTCCGCATCCAGCAGACGGCGGAGGAACCGGCATGA
- a CDS encoding cellulase family glycosylhydrolase, with the protein MRRTRSTTRNSTTHSSLLARLAAALLGLVLLGALWPAAAHAQAEPPGTQATGLHISNGRLLEGNGNDFVMRGVNHAHTWYPNETQSLSDIKALGANAVRVVLADGHRWTANTATDVANVVTQCKANRLICVLEVHDTTGYGEDSAAGTLDQAADYWIGLKNVLAGQENYIIINIGNEPWGNTSPEGWTDPTVAAIKKLRNAGFEHTIMVDAPNWGQDWQQVMRTNAQTVYNADTTGNLIFSIHMYSVFDTAAEITDYLNAFVNAKLPILIGEFGGPADQWGDPDEDTMMATAEQLDLGYLAWSWSGNTDPILDLAIDFDPNQLSSWGQRIFNGTNGIAQTAKEATVYGGGSGDAQAPTTPGTPSASAVTATSAALTWTASTDNVGVAGYDVVRVGAGTETKVAASTTNSVTVTGLSAETAYTFAVYARDAAGNRSTRSATVNVTTGKAPVLNCAVGYRIVGEWPGGFQGEITVRNTGTTAINGWTLGFSFANGQTVSNMWGGTPTQSGANVTVTPASYTSSIAAAGSVTVGFIGAKGTTNAAPTAFTLNGSTCATS; encoded by the coding sequence GTGAGAAGAACAAGAAGCACGACAAGAAACAGCACGACGCATTCGAGCCTCCTCGCCCGACTGGCGGCAGCCCTCCTCGGGCTCGTCCTGCTCGGCGCTCTCTGGCCGGCCGCCGCCCACGCCCAGGCCGAGCCGCCGGGCACCCAGGCCACCGGCCTCCACATCAGCAACGGCCGGCTGCTCGAAGGCAACGGCAACGACTTCGTGATGCGCGGCGTCAACCACGCCCACACCTGGTACCCGAACGAGACACAGTCGCTGTCCGACATCAAGGCGCTCGGCGCCAACGCCGTCCGGGTCGTCCTGGCCGACGGCCACCGCTGGACCGCCAACACCGCGACGGACGTTGCCAACGTTGTCACCCAGTGCAAGGCCAACCGGCTCATCTGTGTCCTGGAGGTGCACGACACCACCGGCTACGGCGAGGACAGCGCGGCCGGCACGCTCGACCAGGCCGCCGACTACTGGATCGGCCTGAAGAACGTGCTCGCCGGCCAGGAGAACTACATCATCATCAACATCGGCAACGAGCCCTGGGGCAACACCAGCCCCGAGGGCTGGACCGACCCCACCGTCGCCGCGATCAAGAAACTGCGCAACGCCGGGTTCGAGCACACGATCATGGTGGACGCCCCCAACTGGGGCCAGGACTGGCAGCAGGTCATGCGCACCAACGCCCAGACCGTCTACAACGCCGACACCACCGGCAACCTGATCTTCTCGATCCACATGTACAGCGTCTTCGACACCGCCGCGGAGATCACCGACTACCTCAACGCCTTCGTCAATGCCAAACTCCCCATTCTCATCGGTGAGTTCGGCGGTCCGGCCGACCAGTGGGGCGACCCGGACGAGGACACCATGATGGCCACCGCCGAGCAGCTCGACCTCGGGTATCTGGCCTGGTCGTGGAGCGGCAACACCGACCCGATCCTCGACCTCGCGATCGACTTCGACCCGAACCAGCTGAGTTCCTGGGGCCAGCGCATCTTCAACGGCACCAACGGCATCGCCCAGACCGCGAAGGAAGCCACCGTCTATGGCGGCGGCTCCGGCGACGCCCAGGCCCCCACCACCCCCGGCACCCCGAGCGCCTCCGCGGTGACGGCCACCTCCGCGGCCCTCACCTGGACCGCCTCCACCGACAACGTCGGCGTCGCCGGCTACGACGTCGTCCGGGTCGGCGCCGGCACCGAGACCAAGGTCGCCGCCTCCACCACCAACTCGGTGACGGTGACGGGGCTTTCGGCGGAGACGGCGTACACCTTCGCCGTCTACGCCCGGGACGCGGCGGGCAACCGCTCAACCCGATCGGCGACCGTGAACGTCACGACCGGCAAGGCCCCGGTGCTCAACTGCGCGGTCGGCTACCGGATCGTGGGGGAGTGGCCGGGCGGCTTCCAGGGTGAGATCACGGTCCGCAACACCGGCACCACCGCCATCAACGGCTGGACCCTCGGCTTCTCCTTCGCCAACGGCCAGACGGTCTCCAACATGTGGGGCGGCACCCCGACCCAGAGCGGTGCCAACGTCACCGTCACCCCCGCCTCGTACACGTCCAGCATCGCCGCCGCCGGTTCGGTCACCGTCGGCTTCATCGGCGCCAAGGGCACGACCAACGCGGCACCGACCGCCTTCACGCTCAACGGCAGTACCTGCGCGACCAGTTGA
- a CDS encoding class I SAM-dependent methyltransferase: MSTIHWTEDHAARSAHWHSESAAPPPRRIVVADDRTKAATAYRLACEGTALLWRGDFPHARHLLNAMRRRVDGRPARPGTTPEESFHLHRRARGHRARVLGRLIVLLEDDHSLALRRAPDVRRACTEAYGPPDGSMAVALTELLGVIGAREWRAKGVEVPALGARVHPHYGVFSPVRGEYVDLVARAPLPAAVPCRTAFDLGTGTGVLAAVLAGRGVERVVATDIAPRALSCARDNVRRLGLTGRVEVVGPALFPEGRADLVVCNPPWLPARPTSAVEQGVYDPDGAMLHGFLDGLADHLAPGGEGWLVLSDLAEHLGLRTRGELLTAVEAAGLRVVDRIDTRPRHPRSRDTNDPLHAARAAEVTSLWRLAVHPSMSACRGRNAL; the protein is encoded by the coding sequence GTGTCCACGATCCACTGGACCGAAGACCACGCCGCCCGATCCGCCCACTGGCACTCCGAGAGCGCCGCCCCACCGCCCCGCCGGATCGTCGTCGCCGACGACCGGACGAAAGCCGCCACCGCCTACCGACTCGCCTGCGAGGGCACGGCGTTGCTGTGGCGGGGCGACTTCCCCCACGCACGTCACCTGCTGAACGCGATGCGCCGCCGCGTCGACGGTCGACCGGCCCGTCCCGGCACCACCCCGGAGGAGTCCTTTCATCTGCACCGCCGGGCGCGCGGCCATCGCGCCCGTGTCCTGGGCAGGCTGATCGTGCTGCTGGAGGACGACCACAGCCTGGCCCTGCGCCGGGCACCCGACGTGCGGCGGGCGTGCACCGAGGCGTACGGCCCGCCGGACGGGTCCATGGCGGTCGCTCTGACGGAGCTGCTCGGTGTCATCGGCGCGCGGGAGTGGCGGGCGAAGGGGGTCGAAGTACCGGCCCTCGGCGCCCGCGTCCACCCGCACTACGGTGTCTTCTCCCCGGTCAGGGGCGAGTACGTCGACCTCGTCGCACGGGCGCCGCTGCCCGCGGCCGTGCCCTGCCGGACCGCCTTCGACCTCGGCACGGGGACCGGGGTGCTCGCCGCCGTCCTGGCCGGGCGCGGTGTCGAACGCGTCGTGGCCACGGACATCGCGCCGCGCGCCCTGTCCTGCGCCCGCGACAACGTGCGGCGGCTGGGACTCACCGGGCGGGTCGAGGTCGTGGGCCCCGCCCTGTTCCCGGAAGGCCGCGCCGACCTCGTCGTGTGCAACCCGCCCTGGTTGCCGGCCCGGCCCACGTCCGCCGTCGAGCAGGGCGTGTACGACCCCGACGGCGCGATGCTGCACGGCTTCCTGGACGGCCTGGCGGACCACCTCGCCCCGGGCGGCGAGGGATGGCTCGTCCTCTCCGACCTCGCGGAGCACCTCGGCCTCAGGACCCGCGGCGAACTGCTCACCGCCGTCGAGGCAGCCGGTCTTCGCGTCGTGGACCGCATCGACACCCGGCCGCGGCACCCCCGGTCGAGGGACACCAACGACCCGCTGCACGCCGCGCGAGCCGCTGAAGTCACCTCCCTGTGGCGCCTGGCCGTCCACCCCTCCATGTCGGCGTGTCGGGGGCGAAATGCCCTGTAA
- a CDS encoding GNAT family N-acetyltransferase encodes MPYLQRPAGLADAPAITELLNVVDEIEIGRRETDLATVEADLRHPEVDLERDSWLTFDGERLVAYGLLWDDSGNERIDVDHYVLPDHQRAGAQILDALQIRALARARANGAAKAVVHLHLNTRPTLDTSLLDERGWYVVRRYHVLRRPLDRAEDRAPQLPQGVHIRPCTAEADRRRAHRLYQSTFAEHFDFQPRTYDQWLHDIDAERLDWSLVWLVDTEELGDTGFLIARDDREAMGWIRSVGVSREARGRGLGGLLLRQAFAAFAARGRDTVGLGVDTANATGAPELYGRNGLSLHYAVDTWETVLT; translated from the coding sequence ATGCCTTACCTTCAGCGCCCCGCCGGGCTCGCCGACGCGCCCGCGATCACCGAGCTGCTCAATGTCGTGGACGAGATCGAGATCGGCCGGCGTGAGACCGACCTCGCCACGGTGGAGGCCGATCTGCGGCATCCCGAGGTCGATCTGGAGCGCGACTCCTGGCTGACCTTCGACGGGGAGAGGCTGGTGGCGTACGGGCTGCTGTGGGACGACTCCGGGAACGAGCGGATCGACGTCGACCACTACGTCCTGCCCGACCACCAGCGGGCCGGGGCACAGATCCTCGACGCCCTCCAGATCAGGGCCCTTGCCCGGGCCCGGGCGAACGGTGCCGCCAAGGCCGTCGTCCATCTGCACCTCAACACCCGGCCGACGCTGGACACTTCGCTCCTCGATGAGCGCGGCTGGTACGTCGTACGGCGCTACCACGTGCTGCGACGGCCCCTCGACCGGGCCGAGGACCGTGCGCCGCAGCTGCCCCAAGGCGTGCACATCCGCCCCTGCACCGCCGAGGCGGACCGGCGGCGCGCCCATCGGCTCTACCAGTCCACCTTCGCCGAGCACTTCGACTTCCAGCCGCGTACGTACGACCAGTGGCTGCACGACATCGACGCCGAGCGCCTCGACTGGTCACTGGTGTGGCTCGTCGACACCGAGGAGCTGGGGGACACCGGGTTCCTGATCGCGCGGGACGATCGCGAGGCGATGGGGTGGATCCGCAGTGTCGGGGTGTCGCGGGAGGCGCGCGGAAGGGGACTGGGCGGGCTGCTGCTCCGGCAGGCCTTCGCCGCGTTCGCCGCGCGGGGCCGGGACACCGTGGGGCTGGGCGTGGACACGGCCAACGCGACCGGCGCGCCCGAACTGTACGGGCGCAACGGGCTGAGCCTCCACTACGCGGTCGATACTTGGGAAACGGTTCTGACCTGA
- a CDS encoding MFS transporter, with product MTRPTPPSPLWRDQRFLLLLSALVVSVLGNGFARVALAFAVLALPGASAGRLSLVLACQALPQLVFVLLGGVIADRMSRSRLMVLADVLGTFAYAGLAAMVLSGHAPTAGMCLLAVAAGTATALFAPAMDGLVPLLVPAERLQRANGLLRMGTNASLLLGLALSGVTVALVGAGWALALNAASFAVSAALTARLPVASRPRGKTSGWAELREGWQEFASRQWLWVVVAQSAVVVAALNANVGVLGPLTADRHLGGARAWSVVVAAQAVGTIGGAGLAARVRVRRPLLVAVLCMFPAAVPISLLSARAPVWVIATAMFTAGVASDVFGVLWATTVQREIPEHLLSRVSSYDWFGSLTLAPLGLLVAGPVAAAVGIGPALAGCSALVVLATAGALLSPQVRTLRSPAGRVSADSLEGAGS from the coding sequence ATGACACGCCCTACGCCCCCTTCGCCGTTGTGGCGTGACCAACGCTTCCTCCTGCTGCTGTCCGCCCTGGTCGTCTCCGTCCTGGGCAACGGTTTTGCCCGGGTGGCACTGGCCTTCGCGGTGCTCGCGCTGCCCGGGGCGAGTGCGGGACGCCTCTCGCTGGTGCTGGCCTGTCAGGCGTTGCCGCAGCTGGTGTTCGTCCTGCTGGGCGGGGTGATCGCGGACCGGATGTCGCGGTCGCGGCTGATGGTCCTGGCGGACGTCCTGGGCACCTTCGCCTACGCGGGCCTGGCCGCGATGGTGCTGAGCGGTCACGCCCCGACGGCGGGCATGTGCCTGCTGGCGGTCGCCGCCGGAACGGCCACCGCGCTGTTCGCCCCCGCGATGGACGGCCTGGTGCCGCTGCTGGTCCCGGCAGAGCGCCTGCAACGGGCCAACGGTCTGCTGCGGATGGGCACCAATGCCTCCCTGCTGCTGGGGCTGGCGTTGTCCGGGGTGACGGTGGCCCTCGTCGGCGCCGGGTGGGCGCTCGCGCTCAACGCCGCGTCCTTCGCGGTCAGCGCCGCGCTCACCGCCCGCCTCCCGGTGGCCTCGCGACCGCGCGGCAAGACCTCCGGCTGGGCCGAACTCCGCGAAGGATGGCAGGAGTTCGCCTCCCGGCAGTGGCTGTGGGTCGTCGTCGCCCAGAGCGCGGTCGTCGTCGCCGCGCTCAACGCCAACGTCGGGGTGCTTGGGCCGCTCACGGCCGACCGGCACCTCGGCGGGGCACGCGCCTGGTCGGTCGTGGTCGCCGCCCAGGCCGTCGGGACGATCGGCGGGGCGGGGCTGGCCGCCCGGGTGCGGGTGCGCCGCCCGCTGCTGGTCGCCGTGCTGTGCATGTTCCCGGCCGCCGTGCCGATCTCGCTGCTCAGCGCGCGGGCCCCGGTGTGGGTGATCGCCACGGCCATGTTCACCGCCGGGGTCGCCAGTGACGTGTTCGGCGTGCTGTGGGCCACCACCGTGCAACGCGAGATCCCCGAGCACCTGTTGTCGCGCGTCAGCTCCTACGACTGGTTCGGCTCCCTCACTCTCGCCCCGCTCGGCCTGCTCGTCGCCGGGCCTGTGGCAGCCGCCGTGGGCATCGGCCCCGCCCTGGCCGGCTGCTCGGCCCTGGTGGTGCTGGCCACCGCCGGGGCGCTGCTCTCACCGCAGGTCCGGACCCTGCGTTCCCCGGCGGGCAGGGTGTCGGCGGACTCCCTGGAAGGCGCCGGTTCCTAG
- a CDS encoding hemolysin family protein has translation MSFPMAAFVTVLLLIGSGFFVAAEFALVAAKRHRMEKAAAQGQRGAKAALAGMRELSLMLAGAQLGITVCTLGLGSVSKPAISHELDPLLHKVGLPSAVSYGIAFAVAMIVVVFLHMVVGEMAPKSWAIAHPERSAMLLSPPFRAVVKVVRPLIGVLNRISNALVRLCRVTPRDELASVHNREQLTHLVEESERLGLISETDSDLLTRSLVEPETPVVDLQIPAARITSVAGDAGIDDILRLATDHDRTRLLVREAGGEVLGSVHARDALVARARSRTATARTLARPVPELTRATTVAAAIELLRRHRASLAVVRDEAGLLTGMVTLDDLLARYLQPQP, from the coding sequence ATGAGTTTCCCGATGGCGGCCTTCGTCACCGTCCTGCTGCTGATCGGCAGCGGATTCTTCGTCGCCGCCGAGTTCGCCCTGGTCGCCGCCAAACGGCACCGCATGGAGAAGGCGGCGGCCCAGGGCCAGCGTGGTGCCAAGGCCGCGCTCGCCGGGATGCGGGAGCTGTCGCTGATGCTGGCCGGCGCCCAACTCGGCATCACCGTCTGCACCCTGGGCCTGGGCTCGGTGTCCAAGCCGGCCATCTCCCATGAACTCGACCCGCTGCTGCACAAGGTGGGCCTGCCGAGCGCCGTCAGCTACGGCATCGCCTTCGCCGTGGCCATGATCGTGGTCGTGTTCCTGCACATGGTGGTCGGCGAGATGGCCCCCAAGTCCTGGGCCATCGCCCACCCCGAACGCTCGGCCATGCTGCTCTCCCCGCCGTTCCGGGCCGTCGTCAAGGTCGTACGGCCGCTGATCGGCGTCCTCAACCGGATCAGCAACGCGCTCGTACGACTGTGCCGGGTCACCCCGCGCGACGAACTGGCCTCGGTCCACAACCGCGAGCAGCTCACCCATCTCGTCGAGGAGTCGGAGCGTCTCGGCCTGATCAGCGAGACCGACTCGGACCTGCTCACCCGCTCGCTCGTCGAGCCGGAGACCCCTGTCGTCGACCTCCAGATCCCGGCCGCCCGGATCACCTCCGTCGCCGGGGACGCGGGCATCGACGACATCCTCCGTCTCGCCACCGACCACGACCGCACCCGTCTGCTCGTGCGCGAGGCGGGCGGCGAGGTGCTCGGTTCCGTGCACGCCCGCGACGCGCTCGTGGCCCGCGCCCGCTCACGCACCGCGACGGCCCGCACCCTGGCCCGTCCGGTACCGGAGCTGACCCGGGCCACCACCGTCGCCGCCGCGATCGAACTGCTCCGCCGCCACCGCGCCTCCCTCGCGGTGGTGCGCGACGAGGCGGGTCTGCTCACGGGGATGGTGACGTTGGACGACCTGCTCGCCCGCTATCTTCAGCCGCAGCCGTAG